One Phoenix dactylifera cultivar Barhee BC4 chromosome 8, palm_55x_up_171113_PBpolish2nd_filt_p, whole genome shotgun sequence genomic window carries:
- the LOC103710975 gene encoding putative pentatricopeptide repeat-containing protein At3g13770, mitochondrial, which translates to MGLPNRLHDASSDSIPILLVVAAAGWVSYLRSLLLCLLHSLGLQRLHPSSAAADDPLFSAAGSGLAGLVVVASSGRPFAYEALPSAATEGERDEPGCVVCLCELADGDRLRRLDLSNRFMKALHLFKVMQLEKSAKPIGLVDEGCRVVGRGRRDRQKHDNEARCDGIGCLLGACRIHIEIRIADKVRSQVLKLEHHQSGCCILPSNICAAASRWDDASKYEDFIEA; encoded by the exons ATGGGGCTCCCGAACCGACTCCACGACGCCTCCAGCGACTCCATACCGATCCTTCTCGTCGTGGCGGCCGCCGGGTGGGTCTCCTACCTCCgctccctcctcctctgcctcctccaCTCCCTCGGCCTCCAACGCCTCCACCCCTCCTCCGCCGCGGCCGACGATCCCCTCTTCTCCGCTGCCGGGTCCGGCCTCGCCGGACTCGTCGTCGTGGCCTCCTCCGGACGCCCCTTCGCCTACGAGGCCTTGCCGTCGGCGGCCACGGAGGGGGAACGAGATGAGCCGGGCTGCGTGGTGTGCCTCTGCGAGCTCGCCGACGGCGACCGGCTTCGGCGGCTGGATTTG AGTAACAGGTTCATGAAGGCACTGCACCTCTTTAAAGTGATGCAACTGGAGAAGAGTGCAAAGCCCATTGGGTTGGTGGATGAAGGGTGCAG GGTTGTTGGAAGAGGCAGAAGGGATCGTCAGAAGCATGACAATGAAGCCAGATGTGATGGTATTGGGTGCCTTCTTGGTGCTTGTAGGATTCACATAGAGATCAGAATTGCAGATAAAGTGAGAAGTCAAGTTCTCAAACTAGAGCATCATCAATCTGGTTGCTGTATTCTGCCATCTAATATCTGTGCTGCTGCCAGTAGATGGGATGATGCCTCAAAATATGAGGATTTTATTGAAGCATAG